Genomic window (Arachis hypogaea cultivar Tifrunner chromosome 13, arahy.Tifrunner.gnm2.J5K5, whole genome shotgun sequence):
attcgacctcattctacagtgagtttttacttgacgacgaactggtgcacttgccagtagaaaatttgttgagaggcaaaTTTTCGTGAATCAACTATTGAAATTTCAATGGTCTCAATTTGGATGTATATGCCTAGTATTTTCAATAATATGGTGCCCATACTTTTAAATAATATGGTATTGAAAGAAATTGTTATGTGCCCAAACTTTTCAATAATAACTCTTATCCATTGAAATTGATTTTCTTACCTTTATTTCACTATATTCGAACTTTTTGTTTTGAACACCATCACCACTGTTCTGATCACCTCAAACAACCACCAAAGTTTAATGGCAATTTACTTCTGGATACACCCCTAATGTGTTCTAAGAAGTTCCAATATCGCCCTTTGCCACCTCCTTTTCATGCTTTAGGAAACGTTTGTTTTATGTCTATATCCTATCCATAAAATTATGTTTGGTTTTGAAAACAGAACAAGATAAACTACTAAGAACAAAACATAAAAGACAGAAACATAAATAtcagtatttttatattttgtataatGATAAACTGGATATAAgatataacaaataataaaaaatctaattaatctttatttttttcttgacacaaaattccaaaagaaaaatagaatggtaaaaatataattataaaaaattaatagtaataataaaagaaaaaataatttgtgtcTCTGCCTAGTGTCTCTGTATCTTTcttataaaatatactaattcagtgtTCCAAAACGCAATGTCTCTGTCTATGCTTAAGGTTGTATTTATTTACAGGCACGGGATAATGGAACAAGGATACAAAGACACAAAAACACATTTGGCAAATGAGACATTGTTGCGGACTCGAGTTCCAACCTTAGTGCCCAATGAACTTAAGCCCAATTCGGCCTTTTCGGCCCAAGTATCCGAGACCTTTCGGTCAACCTCAACTTACTCTGTCAATCATATTCGGATGCGAATCGTATTTTTCCCGTTTAGAATATCTTTAATATCAGGAAAGTATCCATATAAGGGGAGTTTCGGACTCTCCCTAGGTAAGACACATACAAACCTTAAAAACTCAGCCTCTAAGATCCATTCTGACTTAGGagtcaaaatttctttttaggtCCACCTTCCCCCCTCCCCCGCTATTCACACAAAAGACTTGGAAGTAGTGTAGCTCGTTAATCTTGTCAGGTCGCAGATCCCATCGTTCCAGGTCAGTTCTGAACATTGGCGCCATCTGTGGGGATCTACTAATAGAAAGGTCCAATGGCTTCTGTGCCAGTTGACAACTAGAATCTGTTGGGATGGGGTTTGATAATGTCCGAATCATTCTGGAACTATATCACAGGTTACAGAACCTTGAGAGAGAGGTTGTTGCTAGGGATTTCTATTAGCCAAGTTTTGAAGGGAATTCGGGAACACAACCCTAGGAAAGGTGTTGCGCTAGTTTGCCAAAATGGCAAACCGGAAGACGATAAGGAAGAACCAACCAAACCACTCTTACAACAGCAGCTCGTGCTCCCCAAGTAACGAAGGGTGCGAGCACCATGATCGGGGGCACGAAAGGTCCCCAACAGGAAAAAGAAGGCGACACAATGAACCTATTGTCTTGGGAGGCACTATCTTTGCTATTAGGGTCCTCTGAATTCACCTACCGAAGCACTTTAATAAGCCAACAGACATGTGATATAATGGGACCAAAGATCCTCAAGAACACATAATCGCATTCAAAGCTTGGATGAACTTGGAAGGGGTCTCCGTTGTGGTACACTACCGAGCTTCTCCTGTAACACTCACTAGCCCcgcaatcaaatggttcaacTTCTTACCGCAAGGGTCTATCGTGTGCTTCTCGGATATATCTAAAAGATTCTTAGCCCAGTTTACCACCAGAATTGCCAAGGCTAAGCACTCCATAAACCTCCTAAGAGTGATCTAGCGAGAAACAAATCCACCAAGAAGTACATGGATCGATTCAACGAGTAATGTCTAGAGATCGATGACCTCATGAATTCAATCGTAAGCCTTTGCCTAACCAATGGGCTAAAACATGAGGATTCCTAAAGCACTTAACCATCAAGATCGTATGGACCATGCACCAGATCCAAAATGTAGCGAGGGAGTACATAAATGATAAGGAAGTAAGCCAGGTTGTGGCAGCCAACAAACGGAACGCCACTAATGCCCCTCAGTGACAAGGCAGCCCATCCCAACCCATTAAAGATGGGGCCAAAGACTAGGTGAGCAAGCCTCTTTGACCCTTGAGAATCGAGAAGTTTACCAACTACACACATCTGACCTCCCCAATTGTAGAAGTCTACCAGTAAATAGCTAACTGGGGCGTGAATGAACTGGGGGAAACAAGTCCTTATACTGTGATTATCATCGAGGTTACTGACATAGAATGTAAGATTGTTTCAATTTAAAAGATGCCCTGCAGCAAGCAATCCAAGACAGAAAGCTTCTGTGGTTCTCGAAAATCATTCGCAAACCAAGGAAACTTACCCAAGAGAGGTCACCTGAGGGAGAAGAGGGGCACAACCCCAGAATAGTTAGAGTACCCCCCAAAGGACGAAAATGGACACAGATCTCACCATTGTGGTTAACGTCGTGGTCGGACGACCAGAGGAAAGATCTAAGTCCTCCCAAAGGAAAGAGATCAAAATCCTTACAACAACCACCTTGGAACATCGGAAGCCACCCACATTCCCGAACTTCACTTTTGGCCCACAAGACTACCAATTTGGAGACATGGCCAACAATCCACCCATGGTCATTATGCCCAGGGTAGGAATAGGTATTATTATAAAAAGGATTTTGGTTGACATGGGTGCCGACTCCAATAGATTATTCCGAAATACTTTTGATGACCTAGGACTCAAGGATACAAATCTCCAAACCCACCAACACAGTGTATCGGTCAAGGAGACTTCTTCATCAAGACAGATGGGGCAGTCAGGCTTCCAATTTGTATTGGAAGAAACAAGAAGAGAATGGTCATGGCCAATTTCGTTGTACGTAAAGACTTCATGGCTTATAATGTCATTTTGGGAAGAAAAATCATAAATGACTTCTATGCAGTGGTGTTCACTAAGTTCTTGACCATGAAGTCTTGGGTAGATGATAGGACTATTGGAACTATCCACGGTGATGCGGAATCAACAATAGCTTGTAACAACGCCAGCTTATCCCTACGCAAGAAATCTCGTGACGCCGTAGGTATATTTGTCGTTGATCTGGACCCAAGGCTAGAAGAGCGCCCCTGACCAGAACTAGAAGGGGACTTGGAGGAAGTACAGATAGGCGATGAGGAGGAAAAATACACTTTCTTTAACTAAAACTTACCTTACGAGCTCAACCCCCTGACAACTGTCTTAAAACAAAATGGAGATTTGTTCACGTGGACTCCTGCTGCCATGCCAGGGATAGATCCAGGGTTCACATCTCACAGGCTTGCCATAAAGTTGAAAGCGAAGCCCGTGGCACAAAAGCGAAAAAAGATGTTGCCGAATAGGGTAGTAGAGGTCAGAAAGCAGGCTGCTAGCCTTTTCTAGGGTAGATTCATCCAGGAACTTACCTACGTGACCTAGCTTTCAAACTTAGTGCTTGTAAAAAAAACTAGCAAAAAGTGGAGAAATCCAGGAACTTACCTACGTGACCTAGCTTTCAAACTTAGTGCTTGTAAAAAAAACTAGCAAAAAGTGGAGAACGTGCACAGGTTATtcggacctcaacaaagcttgccctgACTCTTTCCTACTACCCAGCATTGATAACCTGGTTGACTTGGCTTTCGGATACAAATATCTGAGCTTTATGGATACTTACTCTGGTTATAACCACAGATTGACAAATCGACATGAAAAAGAAAAGACGACATTTATCATGCTAGACGGCATTACTGCTACACAATTATGCCATTCAACCTAAAGAACACCGGCGCCACATATCAGTAGCTCATGACGAAGATTTTCCAAGACCAGATCGTTAGAGCGAGAGAAGTGTATGTTGACGAGATGCTCGTTAAAACTATAAGAGCGGAATCTCTATTAAAAGATCTGTAACTGGTGTTCCAATCCCTTCACAAGAACGGAATGTGCTTAAACCCAGCGAAGTGAACTTTCGCAATGGAGGCCAAAAAGTTCCTCGGCTTCATGATAACATAGCGGCGAGTCGTGGCCAACCCGGAAAAATGTGATGCGATTATTCGGATGACTAGCCCGAGATCTGTTAAAGATGTCAAGAGGTTACAGGGTGGCTCACATCCCTTTCCCGATTCCTAGGAGCCTTAGCCAAAAAGATTTACCCTTCTTTAACTTAATGAAGAAAGGTATCACTTTCCAATGAATAGAAGAATGCAAGGAAGCTTTCTTCCACTTCAAAAAGCTTTTATTGGAACCTCTAGTGCTAGCAAAACCCGAGGTTGGGGAACCATTATTCCTTTATTTGGCAATCACTGATGAAGCCATGGGGGCGACCCTCATTCGAGAAGAGGATACAGAACAATTCCCGATATACTTCATTAGAAAAATGCGAAGTTACGATATTCGCTGCTGGAAAAGTTGGTTTTTGCCTTGCTCATCTCTTCAAGACAGCTAAGGAAATATTTTCAAAGCTATCAGATCGTGGTTCGAATAGATCAACCCATCATGCAAGTGCTCCAAAAACCCGACTTGGTGGGTAGAATGATGACTTAGTCCGTGGAGTTATCGCAATTTGATATTGCATACCACCTCAGGCAAGCCATCAAGGCTTAAGCCATGGCGGATTTTCTGGACGAAATAGCCAACCAAGACCATGACTCACATCCAGTCGGAAACTCAGGGAGCCTCCATGTTTACATAACACACCCACTCTTGGGGGTCGAGGAGAGAGAGCTCGTAATTTTCCTCCACAGCACCCCTACCCTACCGCAGATCGAGTCGGCATCGTGAAGCTCTTGTAAATCCTCCTCACTAAGGTGCGAAGGGGTTTCCACCACATCGGTATTGCACCAAAAATACCGACAGAACCCTCACTGAAAAAATGAACCCCGTTAAGGTTCGACTCTCCTTCGCACCATACCTACAAATTGGGGACACCACCACCACGGTAAGCCTATGAACTATAGATAAAGGTCCAGAAACTAGGAAAAATTCAAGGAACAAACTAGCCTAAGCCCTAAGCAAGAGGTTGTGACACCCCCTCTAAAGACCCCTAAAACCACCTTCACGGTGGAGCTACACCACTAATCACATTGCCCAAAACAGTAAAcgaaaaagaaacaagaaaaaacGACAAAGGAGAAAAGCTTACTTGAGTTGCAGTAGTTGACTATCATAGTAGTTGACTATCATGAGCAAGTGAATAACGACGAAGCTCAAACAAGCACCACCAAGCAGAGGTAGTTCTAGAAATGATCGGGAAAATTCCCACGACAGAAAATAGAAGCAATTAGAGGTAACACATAGAAATGGTGGAGAAAAAGTTGGGAAATGAAGCGGCAAATGTAACTGAAGCAGTTTTTAAATGAAAATGCCTCAAAAAGCCTAAATACAAAAGGCCAGAAAGATAATAAGGTAAAATCACATGCGGTAGCAGTTAATGAACCCATTCACATCAACTGATGCAATGCCTCGAGAACCGCGCGCACGATCTCCAGGATCAGAAATCCTCCAGAAACTGTTCGATGCTAACCGACCTCCCAGGAAGCAGTTCCAACACAGGGTCCATGAAAACGTGACATCCCTTCCCAAGTCAGACATGCCATGTTTGGGGGCACTGTTGCAGACTCGGGTTCCAGCCTTAGTGGTCCAACGAAGATCCAGCCCTTAAGCCCAATTCGACCTCCTTTCGGCCCAAGTATCTGGGACCTTTCGATCGCCTCAACTCAGTCTGTCGATCATATTCGGATGCGAATCGTATCTTTTCCCATTTAGAAGATCTCTAAGATCGGAAAGTATCCATATAAGGGGAGCCTCGAACTCCCTCCAGGTAACACACATACAAACCCTAATAATTCAGCATCTAAGATCCATTCTGATttgggcgtcggagtgtctttgcaggtccACCCCCGACTATTCACTCAAAAGACTCGGAAGCCGTGTAGCTTATTAACCCCGTCAAGTCACAAATCCCATCATTCCAGATTAGTCCTGAATAGACATGAATAGAGATATTGTGtctagagacactgaattagtatattttatccAAAAATACTAACAGGAAGGAAACAAAGATACTAataagagacacaacttattttttatttttctttcattattcttattaattcttcattattatattttttatcattatactctttctaaattttttatatggataaaaatgagaattaattggactttcataatttattctagtttatcaccaaacaaaatacaaaaaatattaatttttgtatctTTGTCTTTTGTGTCTTATTCTTAGTGTCttgtcttatcttattttcaaaaccaaacgTAGCCTTAGTGTCATGTGCTTGTAAACACTTCTCATCTATAGACACAGTGGTACATGTCTCGTGGCTAAGATACAAATTTTTGAAAGACATGGTGACCCATAAGTAGATACAAAATATATGTATTTCGAGTCTTTTGAAAAAGATGactgagaaaagaaaagaatagaggagaaagataataattgaaagaaggagaattaagataaaattaaaagggtgaaatgaaaaaataattaattgttgaCTATCAACAAAATTATCTAAAAAAGAGAtattaaaacttattttaaacattaaaaataaaagtgaatcaaattaaatgttaagagtaatttttaaaaattttaaaatataatttatcctCTAATATAaactatttgaatttttataaaatttctacTTTGATAATTTAAACAAGTGTTTTAACTCTTAAAAAGACCACTAGAATAAGAGACGGAATTAAGTTGAATTTTAGGAAGTTAAAAAttaacctaataaaattaaaataaaatttttaaagagattaaactaaaatttatacaccatttataatttataataaaacttaaagattGGAATGTCTCTTTTGTTGTATGAGACTCCGCCTTGACTTAGAATACTGTATATTATATTATCTAACAAATACGAGAaaataacattattttatttatttaaagaaaaactttatttgtttacttttaacttttaagtatttatttaaaaaaatcaggtGGAGAATCTACCACCCTGGTCCATGGAGGCATGGAACACTGTATTCGCATTCCATTTTATTATATGACCAAAAAGAAACATCTTTATTCCCGTGCATAATATGAAGATGAAAAAAATCAGAAACAAAACAACCATTACTTTGCCatttattcaaaatttcaaatatgtaaaatatttattgttttattttttcttctataTTAGTGAAGTTCTGAAGTGAGTCTCTGTATTCTAAGATTCTAATTTCTAACAGTAGATACTAGATAGTAGACGGTGGTGACGAAATCGGAATTGAAAATTTGTGGAAGCATCGggtgaagaaaaaaaagatatttaaaatgcAATGGCATTTTGGTCACAGGGCAAACATTTGTTGATATTTAACTTTTAATAACCAAGGCTATTTAAGTTGGGGTTACAAATATGCTTGAAAAAATTTGTAGTGTCTCTTTCCAAAGAGTGTAAAATTTGTGAAGACGTGGGATGTCGAAAAAAATCTCACCCAAAATTTAAGCAACAAATAAATAGTTCCactccttttcttcttccttctctgtcTCTCTCCCACCAAATCTCTTTCTCTGCCTCTCGCTTCAAACCAGGAGGCTCTCTGTGAAACCgcaggaaaaaaaaagcaaaatctgcccaaaacccaaaaccttaACAAAACCAGCACTCACACAATCCTCATTATGACATGCTTCACAGCACGCCCTTCTCCCTTTCTtcaccttctccttctcctcctttctctctctcttctctctttctccttttctgcaaaaacttcttttattaaTCCAGGTTATATCCTATTTTCCCTTGCTTTTCTACTCTACTTTCCTTTCTACATTCTCAAatattacttttcttttgttttcaggCGGTGTTGATGATAGAGAGTACAAGGAGGTGCTGCCATGGAAGATAGAAAGGAGATCGATGGCGGAAGGGGACGCAGCTGCGAACACATCGCTGGTGTTGGCGAAGGAAAGGACAAACAGGAAAGACCCTCTCGACCATTTCAACCGTTACACCGGTGGTTGGAATATCAGCAATAAGCACTACATTGCTGTTAAGTTTCCTTCTATCCCTccatcaaaacaaataaaaacaaaaattcttCACTTTTAGTGCCTtggttactttttttttcttttgttttttgtttttttgttatttttaagtcTAATTGGTTTGGATTTGTACTCTATGTTGTTGGAGTAGTTGTACTGTTGTCTGgacattttgaaaatattaatcATGTTTtaccattattttttatttatttatttttgtttaattgtttATATACTTTTTGTCTCCCAGAATATCCATCTGTCTCCCTGTTTCTGTTACTCTGTAGTTGTATTTCTGTCTCTAAGACAAGTTTCAATTGCAACCAAATGGACTGAGTACAGAAATGATCATGATCGGATGTTaatgtttgattcatgtagctcaTGAGGTGGACTCCATCTAATGAGATAAtgctttgttattgttgttgtttttcttttgtgtCTGACTTGGAATTGTTGTTTGCTTTTGGTGCAGTCAGTTGTTTTCACTGCGGTTCCATtctttgttgttgctgctgtgtgGTTCGTGCTTTTCGGCCTCACCTTGTCCTTCATTTGTTTGTGTTATTGCTGTTGCCCTAGAGAGCCTTATGGCTATTCTCGTTTAGCGTATGCTCTGTCGTTGATCTTCCTCATTCTCTTCACTATTGCAGCAatgtatctatctatctatcatcTCTTGATTTCTCTTTGAAATAAATCGTTCATTGTGTTTGCAATTCTTGCTTTGGTTGGAAGTCTAAGTTGCTAACCGTGTGTGCTCGATTTTGGTAGAGTTGGATGTCTTATCCTCTACATTGGTCAGGGGAAGTTTCACAGTAGCACCTCGAACACACTGGGATACGTTGTGAATCAAGCTGACTATACTGCTGAAAACCTCAGGAACGTGTCAGATTATCTCGATGCAGCTAAGAAGATTGGAGTCGATGCTGTTTTTCTGCCTTCGGATGTCCAGAAGAACATCAATGATGTTCAGACAAAAATCAGAACGGCTGCTAACGAGCTTTCCAATAAGACTTCAGATAATTCAGAGAAAATACAAGAAGGCATCGACGGAATGTAAGTTTTAGTTGagatattgatttgatataaattttgtttttgtgaAATATCCTTCTTTGCTGACTACCATTTTTTTTTCCTTGTAGGAGATTGGCTCTTATTATTCTTGCTGCTGTTATGCTCTTTCTTGCATTTGTTGGATTCTGTATTTCTCTCTTCTTATTCCTTTTTTTGCTCCTTTGGTTTTCTTGCTTTATGCTTTATTATTGCCATAGTATTTTTTTGATTTGCTCATGTTTGGTGGCAAAATATTTTGGCAGTGTTTTCGATATTTGGGTTGCAGTGTCTTGTATATTCGTAAGTTTAATTCTTAGTCACTTTCTATTTCTCATtccttgattttttttaatatacattttTCAACTCTATGGATTTGTCCCATATAAGTTTTCACCGAGTAAATAATGTGTTTCTGTTGTTGCAGCTTGGTAATTGCTGGATGGGTTCTTGTTGCTGGCACATTTATACTTTGTggtgtatttctttttcttcacaAGTATGTTACTGTTTTTCTGTAATTTGTATTGAATTTATGTTTATTTCACTGAATGCCATCTTTGATGTGACCTTGTCTAGTCCATTATGAGTTAATTTGTTAATTACATTGGGACAAATTGCAATTTAGTTCAATATTTAGCAGTCTGATTCTGGGGACTAAAATAACGTGTAGCAAAGAGGGAAAGATTAATTTTTCAGCCTTGTTGAGAATGCAAAGTGGATTTTCTTTACATTTTGTTTTGTCT
Coding sequences:
- the LOC112732272 gene encoding uncharacterized protein gives rise to the protein MTCFTARPSPFLHLLLLLLSLSLLSFSFSAKTSFINPGGVDDREYKEVLPWKIERRSMAEGDAAANTSLVLAKERTNRKDPLDHFNRYTGGWNISNKHYIASVVFTAVPFFVVAAVWFVLFGLTLSFICLCYCCCPREPYGYSRLAYALSLIFLILFTIAAIVGCLILYIGQGKFHSSTSNTLGYVVNQADYTAENLRNVSDYLDAAKKIGVDAVFLPSDVQKNINDVQTKIRTAANELSNKTSDNSEKIQEGIDGMRLALIILAAVMLFLAFVGFLFSIFGLQCLVYSLVIAGWVLVAGTFILCGVFLFLHNAVADTCVAMDEWVQNPTAHTALDEILPCVDNATAQETLLRTRDVTHQLVVLVDKIISNVTNKNFPSSAGPLYYNQSGPLMPILCDPYNNDLTTRPCADGEVSLDDAAKVWNNYICEVSSSGICKTPGRMTPTIYGQMAAAVNISFALYHYGPFLVDLEDCTFVRQTFTDISHRHCPGLRKYSQWIYSGLVLVSAAVMLSLIFWVIYARERRHRVYTKQFISN